In Horticoccus luteus, the following proteins share a genomic window:
- a CDS encoding MlaE family ABC transporter permease — translation MRQLTSILEGIGSTVQLFLQAMRYAGTLPRQSARFIDQCYMIGYSTLPIVAILSFFIGSVLALQAGYSMQNFGAKQFIGSLVGLSMARELGPVMVAILLAGRVGSAITAELASMKVYQEIDALETMNIPPARMLVLPRLAATLVMVPVLAIVANLVGWFGGAVISKFVHFIAIDPEGYFAALRRFMEFKDVLNGLIKAEVFGFGVVLVCCNIGLRTRGGPREIGASVTRAVVVSLILILVLDYFVTKALM, via the coding sequence ATGCGCCAACTCACCTCCATCCTCGAAGGCATCGGCAGCACGGTGCAGCTCTTTTTGCAGGCGATGCGCTATGCGGGCACGCTGCCCCGGCAATCGGCGCGGTTCATCGACCAGTGCTACATGATCGGTTATTCCACGCTGCCGATCGTGGCGATCCTGAGTTTCTTCATCGGCAGTGTGCTCGCGTTGCAGGCGGGTTATTCGATGCAGAATTTCGGGGCCAAGCAGTTCATCGGGTCGCTCGTGGGTCTGTCGATGGCGCGCGAACTCGGGCCGGTGATGGTGGCGATTCTCCTCGCCGGGCGGGTGGGCTCCGCGATCACGGCGGAGCTGGCGAGCATGAAAGTTTACCAGGAGATCGATGCGTTGGAGACGATGAACATCCCGCCGGCGCGCATGCTGGTGCTGCCGCGGCTCGCGGCGACGCTGGTGATGGTACCGGTGCTGGCGATCGTGGCCAATCTCGTGGGCTGGTTCGGCGGCGCGGTGATTTCGAAATTCGTGCATTTCATCGCCATCGACCCGGAAGGTTACTTCGCGGCGTTGCGGCGGTTCATGGAATTCAAGGATGTGTTGAACGGCTTGATCAAAGCGGAGGTGTTTGGCTTCGGCGTGGTGCTCGTCTGCTGCAACATCGGCCTGCGCACGCGCGGCGGTCCGCGCGAAATCGGCGCGTCGGTCACGCGGGCGGTGGTGGTGTCTCTCATTCTCATCCTCGTGCTCGATTACTTCGTCACGAAGGCGCTCATGTAA
- a CDS encoding RsmE family RNA methyltransferase translates to MNLILFEAHEVERPLARADARARHLLDVLRRGEGDAFDAGVIDGPRGKGIVREIGADALRLEFAWGAPPPALWPITLVLGLPRPQTVRKILQEATALGVGELRFVTSERGEPGYATSTVWRSGEWRRHLIAGAEQAFCTRLPRVRAGESLATALAALPGGGARVALDNYESPGALSAMDLATPLTLAFGPERGWSAAERTALRMAGFAFAHLGERVLRAETAVVAAVAIARAKHGTM, encoded by the coding sequence GTGAATCTGATCCTGTTTGAGGCGCATGAAGTGGAGCGGCCGCTGGCGCGGGCGGATGCGCGGGCGCGGCATCTGCTGGACGTGCTGCGGCGGGGCGAGGGCGACGCGTTTGATGCGGGCGTGATCGACGGGCCGCGCGGCAAGGGCATCGTGCGGGAAATCGGCGCGGACGCGCTGCGGCTGGAGTTTGCGTGGGGCGCGCCGCCACCGGCGTTGTGGCCGATCACGCTGGTGCTGGGTCTGCCGCGACCGCAGACCGTGCGAAAAATTCTACAGGAGGCGACGGCGTTGGGCGTGGGTGAGCTCAGGTTTGTGACGAGCGAGCGCGGCGAGCCCGGCTACGCGACGTCGACGGTGTGGCGCAGCGGCGAGTGGCGGCGGCATCTCATTGCGGGTGCGGAACAGGCGTTTTGCACGCGGTTGCCGCGTGTGCGCGCGGGCGAATCGCTGGCGACGGCGCTGGCCGCACTGCCGGGAGGCGGCGCGCGGGTGGCGCTCGATAACTACGAGTCGCCGGGCGCGTTGTCGGCGATGGATCTGGCAACGCCGCTGACGCTCGCCTTCGGGCCGGAGCGCGGCTGGTCCGCGGCGGAACGCACGGCGTTGCGGATGGCGGGTTTTGCGTTCGCGCATTTGGGCGAACGCGTGCTGCGCGCAGAAACGGCGGTCGTGGCAGCGGTAGCGATCGCGCGCGCGAAGCACGGGACGATGTGA
- a CDS encoding RsmD family RNA methyltransferase — MRISGGAARGIPLSVPRGDAVRPATDGMRQAVFSSLGARVPGARFLDLFAGSGAYGLEAISRGAAGGVFIEKNAKAAACVRQNLAAVCKSTGVSASVASVRQMDALSFALAPDETPDLVFIDPPYELIAELAPALFARLADALVAKPDALVVFESPGELELAPAGWTLRKRLGKGAHQPTVAFFSPTV; from the coding sequence ATGCGCATAAGCGGCGGCGCCGCGCGCGGCATTCCGCTCAGCGTCCCCCGCGGCGACGCCGTGCGGCCCGCCACCGACGGCATGCGCCAGGCGGTGTTCTCGAGCCTCGGGGCTCGCGTGCCCGGCGCGCGTTTCCTGGATTTGTTCGCCGGCAGCGGCGCTTACGGCCTCGAAGCCATCAGCCGCGGCGCCGCCGGCGGCGTGTTCATCGAGAAAAACGCGAAAGCCGCTGCCTGCGTCCGCCAAAATCTCGCCGCGGTCTGCAAGAGCACGGGCGTCTCCGCGTCCGTCGCGAGCGTGCGGCAAATGGATGCCCTCAGCTTCGCTCTCGCCCCTGACGAAACGCCCGACCTCGTGTTCATCGATCCGCCCTACGAGTTGATCGCCGAGCTCGCACCCGCACTTTTTGCGCGCCTCGCCGATGCCCTCGTCGCGAAACCCGACGCGCTCGTCGTCTTTGAATCGCCCGGCGAACTCGAACTCGCGCCGGCCGGCTGGACGTTGCGCAAGCGCCTCGGCAAAGGCGCCCACCAGCCCACCGTCGCGTTTTTCTCGCCCACGGTTTGA
- a CDS encoding MBL fold metallo-hydrolase: MSGAVSDHFNGKTFFNRDHVNRTWRDVWRWRRTSRPTPWPKALPAVVVPPPPRPRVGVAATWIGHATFLAQAREVALLTDPHFGVRCGPFDLVGPRRVRPPAIALADLPRIDAVLLTHDHYDHCHLPSLRALVRRDDPVVMAPLGHHALLGRAGVKRLVELDWWQELVLGNGVRVTLTPARHWSNRLSGRRNGRLWGGFFVRGDDWTLWDAGDTGYDAEIFGQIRQRLGAPDLALIPIGAYEPRWFMAPQHCNPAEAVQIHRAVGAATSVAMHWGTWQLTDEGWDEPPRALAAARLAAGVPEEAFRVLQPGATVQSKRNPPDILRF, encoded by the coding sequence ATGTCAGGCGCGGTTTCGGACCACTTCAACGGGAAAACGTTTTTCAATCGCGACCACGTGAACCGCACGTGGCGCGATGTGTGGCGCTGGCGGCGGACGAGCCGGCCGACGCCGTGGCCGAAGGCGTTGCCGGCAGTCGTCGTGCCGCCGCCGCCGCGTCCGCGCGTGGGCGTCGCCGCGACCTGGATCGGGCATGCGACATTTTTGGCGCAGGCGCGGGAGGTGGCGTTGCTGACCGATCCGCATTTTGGGGTGCGCTGTGGCCCTTTCGACCTCGTCGGTCCGCGCCGGGTGCGCCCGCCGGCGATCGCGTTGGCCGACCTGCCGCGGATCGACGCCGTGCTGCTGACGCACGATCATTACGATCATTGTCACCTGCCGTCTCTGCGCGCGCTGGTGCGGCGCGACGATCCGGTGGTGATGGCGCCCTTGGGGCATCACGCGTTGCTGGGCCGGGCGGGCGTGAAGCGCCTCGTCGAGCTGGATTGGTGGCAGGAGCTGGTGCTCGGCAACGGCGTGCGCGTGACGCTCACGCCGGCGCGGCATTGGAGCAACCGGCTCTCCGGGCGGCGCAATGGCCGGTTGTGGGGCGGGTTCTTCGTGCGCGGGGACGACTGGACGTTGTGGGATGCGGGCGACACGGGCTATGACGCGGAGATTTTCGGGCAGATCCGGCAACGCTTGGGTGCGCCCGACCTGGCACTGATTCCGATTGGCGCCTATGAGCCGCGGTGGTTCATGGCACCCCAGCACTGCAATCCAGCCGAGGCCGTGCAAATCCATCGAGCGGTGGGGGCTGCGACGAGTGTGGCGATGCACTGGGGTACGTGGCAGTTGACGGACGAAGGGTGGGACGAACCGCCGCGGGCGCTGGCGGCGGCGCGGTTGGCGGCCGGCGTGCCGGAAGAGGCGTTTCGCGTGCTGCAACCTGGGGCGACGGTGCAGAGCAAGCGGAACCCGCCGGACATCCTGCGGTTCTGA
- a CDS encoding response regulator yields MPKAILLVEDNIDDVLFMKRALSKSGVPNRLFVVENGQKALDYLAGREPYADRSVYPLPRLVLLDLKLPEVPGFDVLRWIRSEPELAGLAVVVLTSSDHPSDIRQAYALGANSFLSKPGNADELGELVRSLADYWLKRNVVISAAAGAEVRSLKTSANAS; encoded by the coding sequence ATGCCAAAGGCGATCCTACTCGTGGAGGATAATATCGACGACGTGTTGTTCATGAAGCGCGCGTTATCCAAGTCGGGTGTGCCTAATCGCCTCTTCGTCGTGGAGAATGGCCAGAAGGCTTTGGACTACTTGGCGGGCCGCGAGCCGTATGCGGACCGCTCCGTTTATCCGCTGCCACGCCTGGTGTTGCTCGATCTGAAGCTCCCGGAAGTGCCGGGCTTCGATGTCTTACGCTGGATCAGAAGCGAACCGGAGCTCGCCGGATTGGCAGTCGTCGTGCTCACGTCGTCAGACCATCCCTCAGACATCCGCCAAGCGTATGCCTTGGGCGCCAACTCCTTCCTGAGCAAACCCGGTAATGCCGACGAACTCGGCGAACTGGTTCGGAGCCTGGCCGATTATTGGTTGAAAAGAAATGTCGTCATTTCGGCCGCCGCGGGCGCGGAGGTCAGAAGTTTAAAGACCAGCGCGAACGCGTCCTGA
- the mgrA gene encoding L-glyceraldehyde 3-phosphate reductase yields MPYLPSSARYENPGMYRRCGRSGLQLPLISLGLWHNFGGVDVYENGRAIVRRAFDLGITHFDLANNYGPPPGSAEENFGRMLRTDFAAHRDELIISTKAGYGMWAGPYGDGGSRKYVLASLDQSLARLGLDYVDIFYSHRPDPATPIEETMGALAHAVRSGKALYVGLSNYNAEQTARAAQVLRELGTPLLIHQPRYHMFERAPEAGLFERLQAEGAGAIPYCPLAQGLLTNRYLGGIPDDARAAKPHGFLKADRITPAVLEKISALDALARARGQSLAQMALAWVLRQPAVTTALIGASKISQLEDNVKAIETLAFSPDELARIDAILNEAGRGQSQPK; encoded by the coding sequence ATGCCTTATCTTCCCTCGTCCGCGCGCTATGAGAACCCCGGAATGTATCGCCGTTGTGGTCGCAGCGGTCTGCAGCTGCCGCTGATCTCCCTGGGGCTGTGGCACAATTTTGGCGGCGTGGATGTTTACGAAAACGGCCGCGCGATCGTGCGCCGCGCCTTCGATCTGGGCATCACGCATTTCGATCTGGCGAACAACTACGGACCGCCGCCGGGCTCCGCGGAGGAGAATTTCGGCCGGATGTTGCGCACTGATTTCGCAGCGCATCGCGACGAACTCATCATTTCCACCAAAGCCGGTTACGGCATGTGGGCGGGGCCCTATGGCGACGGCGGTTCGCGCAAATACGTGCTCGCGAGCCTCGATCAAAGTCTGGCGCGCCTCGGCCTCGACTACGTGGATATTTTCTATTCGCACCGACCCGATCCGGCGACGCCGATCGAGGAAACGATGGGCGCGCTCGCCCACGCCGTGCGGAGCGGGAAAGCGCTCTACGTCGGCCTCTCGAATTACAACGCGGAGCAGACCGCACGGGCGGCGCAGGTGCTGCGCGAACTCGGCACGCCGCTGTTGATCCACCAGCCGCGTTACCACATGTTTGAACGCGCGCCGGAAGCGGGCTTGTTCGAGCGCCTGCAGGCGGAAGGGGCGGGCGCGATTCCGTATTGCCCGCTCGCGCAGGGGCTCTTGACGAACCGTTATCTCGGCGGGATTCCGGACGACGCGCGCGCCGCGAAGCCGCACGGGTTTTTGAAGGCGGACCGCATCACGCCCGCTGTGCTGGAAAAAATCAGCGCGCTCGATGCGCTCGCCCGCGCCCGCGGCCAATCGCTGGCGCAGATGGCGCTCGCGTGGGTGCTGCGCCAGCCGGCGGTGACGACCGCGTTGATCGGCGCCAGCAAGATCAGCCAGCTCGAGGATAACGTGAAAGCGATCGAGACTCTCGCGTTTTCGCCCGACGAACTCGCCCGAATCGACGCCATTCTCAACGAAGCGGGACGCGGCCAATCGCAGCCCAAATAG
- a CDS encoding chemotaxis protein CheB, with product MPPPKKSPGHAPAPGPKRTATPRAARKKASPRPSFPVVGIGASAGGLEAFIALLKALPVDTGMGFVVVQHLAPTQDGMLPKLLAKTTSMPVWEVSDGMIVEPNQIYVIPSNKSMSISGGALNLLPRQVTQGPVRSIDFFLKSLAQDRGNEAIGIILSGTASDGTMGLEAIKAEGGITFAQDDSAKFDSMPRSAIAADCVDFVLAPAAIAAELARLARHPYVRQPRDAEPEDAPVPEAKPGDDFTKVRTLLRRRVGTDFAFYKPATLHRRLHRRMVLGEFSTLAAYITFLETHPAELEILAGDFLIGVTNFFRDPAAFAVLKRKIFPRLLKLHDTSSEEGALRIWVLGCSTGQEAYSIAMAWLEFARAAGTNTGLQIFCTDVHGPYVDRARAAVYSRSLVQDVSAERLRNFFVEVEGGYRVSKTIRDMCVFARQNVLTDPPFSHLDLISCRNMLIYIRADLQKKIVPTFHFALKPGGVLFLGPAETVSGFADLFAPLDPKNKFFTRRPSATNREMRYTAQPPAAAKVASAPLRLQTLPPAATGDAQREADRLMLAKHAPVGVLVTADLDVLQFRGATGLFLEASSGKASLNLLKMAREGLFSPLRRTINKAVKDQATMRSPAVTVKSPGQTLTVVIEVIPLKTQPEAQPCLLVNFHRVEPAAATEARPTAPPATDCPPADGRRKTSENVHLLHELAETKEHLQSVIEQQDAYNEELQSANEEAQAGNEELQSINEEMETAKEELQAGNEELTTLNEELSARNDLLGQTSNDLSNLMTSAQIPAVILTRDLRVRRFTPRAEQLLGITAADVGRPLADLALRVPVLDLKTTLVRVIDTVTAHEEEVQNPEGRWFSLRIHPYVTTENKIDGAVLVFVDVGGLKRAQTQLIETRDYAANIVETVGDALLVLDSDLIVQTANHAYYDLFLSAPQETEQKSIYALGNGQWKRPEFRAMLEKILPDNERIHNYDLEGEFPRLGRRIFRLNARRIRPSATSRPLILIALGDVTEQRAAAQVIHASENRYRRLFEAARDGVLIVDPTTRRILDANPYIVQLLGETCAELVGQDLRQIGLFADEDAARAAFETLATKHVVRFDKLTLTIRSGETRDVEVLANLYVEDGRAAIQCNIRDITERGVAEERYRESAGRFRAMAESMLQKIFAAGPDGVATYFNRQWLEFTGTTLDELLTLGWQSFLHPDDVEPTKRRWRQAIDTGAMFELEHRLRRHDGVHRWHLSRARATADAEGRIVMWIGSSTDIDEQKRVEEKLELMVAERTTELKAIIGELETFSYAMAHDLRGPLRALQGYANILNEDYADKLDDSGQRFVRQIASAADRMHKLVTDVLTLTRLTRAPLPLQAVALRPLVETVIEQYPALKDARIQLSGAFPTALANPSALTQAIANLLTNAVKFVPAGRPAEVKIFAEETEREITLFVTDQGLGIPTQDQQRIFQLFERAHGTEHLEGSGIGLSIVRRTVERMGGSVGVKSRPGEGSTFWLTLRRPEASP from the coding sequence ATGCCCCCTCCGAAAAAATCCCCGGGGCATGCGCCCGCCCCCGGACCGAAGCGCACGGCGACGCCCCGCGCCGCACGAAAAAAAGCCAGCCCACGCCCTTCGTTTCCCGTGGTCGGCATCGGCGCCTCGGCGGGTGGCTTGGAAGCCTTCATCGCGTTGCTGAAAGCGCTGCCGGTCGACACCGGCATGGGCTTCGTCGTCGTGCAGCACCTCGCGCCGACGCAGGATGGTATGTTGCCGAAGCTTTTGGCGAAAACCACCTCGATGCCCGTCTGGGAGGTGTCCGATGGGATGATCGTGGAGCCCAACCAAATCTACGTGATTCCGTCGAACAAGAGCATGTCGATCTCGGGCGGCGCGTTGAATCTGCTGCCGCGCCAGGTGACACAGGGGCCGGTGCGGTCCATCGATTTCTTTTTGAAATCGCTCGCGCAAGATCGGGGCAACGAAGCGATCGGCATCATTCTCTCGGGCACCGCGTCCGACGGCACCATGGGTCTCGAAGCGATCAAGGCCGAGGGCGGCATCACGTTTGCGCAGGACGACTCCGCGAAATTCGACTCGATGCCGCGGAGCGCGATTGCAGCGGACTGCGTCGACTTCGTGCTCGCGCCGGCCGCGATCGCGGCGGAACTCGCGCGACTCGCCCGGCACCCGTATGTGCGACAACCGCGCGACGCTGAGCCGGAGGACGCGCCCGTGCCCGAAGCGAAGCCGGGAGACGATTTCACGAAAGTGCGCACCCTGCTCCGCCGCCGCGTCGGCACGGACTTCGCCTTCTACAAACCGGCCACGCTGCACCGCCGGTTGCATCGGCGGATGGTTCTCGGCGAATTTTCCACCCTCGCCGCCTACATCACATTTCTCGAAACGCACCCCGCGGAGCTGGAGATTCTGGCCGGCGACTTCCTCATCGGCGTCACCAATTTTTTTCGCGACCCCGCGGCATTCGCCGTGCTCAAGCGAAAGATTTTTCCGCGCCTGCTGAAACTGCACGATACGAGTTCGGAGGAAGGCGCCCTGCGCATCTGGGTGTTGGGTTGTTCGACGGGACAGGAAGCCTACTCCATCGCGATGGCCTGGTTGGAATTCGCCCGCGCCGCCGGCACGAACACGGGACTCCAGATTTTCTGCACCGATGTGCACGGACCCTACGTCGACCGCGCGCGGGCGGCGGTTTATTCGCGCAGCCTCGTGCAGGACGTCTCCGCCGAGCGGCTCCGCAATTTTTTTGTCGAAGTGGAAGGCGGTTATCGCGTGAGCAAAACGATCCGCGACATGTGCGTGTTCGCCCGCCAGAACGTCCTGACCGATCCGCCCTTTTCGCACCTCGATCTGATCAGTTGCCGCAACATGCTGATCTACATCCGAGCGGACCTGCAGAAAAAAATCGTTCCCACCTTCCATTTCGCGCTCAAGCCCGGCGGCGTGCTTTTTCTCGGTCCGGCGGAGACGGTGAGCGGCTTTGCGGATTTGTTCGCGCCGCTCGATCCGAAAAACAAATTCTTCACCCGGCGGCCGTCGGCCACGAATCGGGAAATGCGCTACACCGCCCAACCGCCCGCGGCGGCCAAAGTCGCTTCCGCCCCGCTCCGCCTGCAAACCCTGCCGCCCGCCGCCACGGGCGACGCGCAACGCGAAGCCGATCGCCTGATGCTGGCGAAGCACGCGCCCGTGGGCGTCCTCGTCACTGCCGATCTCGATGTGCTGCAATTCCGCGGCGCCACCGGCCTCTTCCTCGAAGCCTCGTCGGGCAAGGCCAGTCTGAACCTGCTGAAGATGGCGCGCGAAGGCCTTTTCTCGCCCCTCCGCCGCACGATCAACAAGGCGGTGAAAGACCAGGCAACCATGAGATCGCCGGCGGTGACGGTCAAATCTCCGGGCCAGACGCTGACCGTCGTGATCGAGGTGATCCCGTTGAAAACACAGCCGGAGGCACAGCCTTGTCTCCTCGTAAATTTTCATCGGGTCGAGCCGGCGGCAGCCACCGAAGCGAGACCCACCGCGCCCCCTGCGACGGACTGTCCGCCCGCTGACGGCCGCAGAAAGACCAGCGAAAACGTCCACCTCCTTCACGAATTGGCGGAGACCAAGGAGCATCTTCAGTCGGTGATCGAGCAACAGGACGCCTACAACGAAGAGCTGCAATCCGCCAACGAGGAGGCCCAGGCCGGCAACGAGGAACTGCAGAGCATCAACGAGGAGATGGAGACGGCGAAGGAGGAACTGCAGGCCGGCAACGAGGAGCTCACTACGCTCAACGAAGAACTCAGCGCCCGCAACGATCTGCTTGGCCAGACGAGCAACGATCTGAGCAATTTGATGACAAGCGCGCAAATCCCCGCCGTCATCCTCACCCGCGATCTTCGCGTCCGCCGCTTCACGCCGCGCGCCGAGCAACTCCTCGGCATCACCGCCGCCGACGTGGGGCGCCCGCTCGCCGATCTTGCGCTCCGCGTCCCCGTCCTCGATCTCAAGACCACGCTCGTCCGCGTGATCGATACGGTGACGGCGCATGAAGAGGAAGTGCAGAACCCCGAGGGCCGCTGGTTCTCCCTGCGCATCCATCCGTATGTCACCACGGAAAACAAAATCGACGGCGCCGTGCTGGTGTTCGTCGATGTGGGCGGGCTTAAACGCGCGCAGACCCAGCTCATCGAAACGCGCGACTACGCGGCGAACATTGTCGAGACGGTGGGCGACGCCCTGCTGGTCCTCGACAGCGACCTCATCGTGCAGACCGCGAACCACGCTTACTACGATCTGTTTCTGTCCGCGCCCCAAGAGACCGAGCAGAAATCCATCTACGCGCTGGGCAACGGCCAGTGGAAGCGCCCCGAGTTCCGGGCCATGCTCGAAAAAATCCTCCCGGATAACGAACGGATTCACAACTACGACCTGGAGGGCGAGTTCCCCCGCCTTGGCCGAAGGATTTTCCGCCTGAATGCCCGCCGCATTCGCCCCAGCGCCACCAGCCGCCCGCTTATCCTCATCGCCCTCGGCGATGTGACGGAGCAGCGCGCCGCGGCGCAGGTCATCCATGCTTCCGAGAATCGGTATCGCCGTCTGTTCGAAGCGGCGCGCGATGGCGTGCTCATTGTCGACCCCACGACGCGACGCATCCTCGATGCTAATCCCTACATCGTGCAACTCCTGGGTGAAACGTGCGCAGAGTTGGTCGGACAGGATCTGCGCCAGATCGGACTCTTCGCCGATGAGGACGCCGCTCGCGCCGCGTTTGAAACCCTCGCAACGAAGCACGTCGTCCGCTTCGACAAACTGACGTTGACGATCCGCAGCGGAGAAACACGCGACGTCGAAGTGCTCGCCAATCTCTACGTCGAAGACGGGCGGGCGGCAATCCAGTGCAATATCCGCGACATCACCGAGCGCGGCGTGGCCGAGGAACGCTATCGGGAAAGTGCCGGGCGCTTTCGCGCCATGGCCGAATCGATGCTGCAGAAAATTTTCGCCGCCGGGCCCGATGGTGTCGCAACTTATTTCAACCGGCAGTGGCTGGAGTTCACCGGCACCACGCTGGACGAACTTCTGACCTTGGGCTGGCAGTCATTCCTTCATCCCGACGATGTCGAGCCAACCAAGCGCCGCTGGCGACAAGCGATCGACACCGGCGCGATGTTTGAGTTGGAGCATCGCCTGCGGCGCCACGATGGCGTCCACCGATGGCATCTTAGCCGCGCCCGCGCCACGGCCGACGCGGAAGGTCGGATCGTGATGTGGATCGGCTCCAGCACCGACATCGACGAACAAAAACGCGTGGAGGAAAAGTTGGAGTTGATGGTGGCGGAGCGCACGACCGAACTGAAGGCCATCATCGGCGAACTGGAGACGTTCTCCTACGCGATGGCGCACGACCTGCGCGGCCCCCTGCGGGCGCTGCAAGGCTACGCCAACATCCTGAATGAGGACTACGCGGACAAACTCGACGACAGCGGCCAGCGTTTCGTGCGGCAAATCGCGTCCGCCGCCGACCGCATGCACAAGCTCGTCACCGACGTGCTCACGCTCACGCGGCTCACGCGCGCGCCGTTGCCCCTCCAAGCGGTGGCGCTGCGTCCGCTGGTCGAAACAGTCATCGAGCAATATCCCGCGTTGAAAGACGCCCGGATTCAGCTCAGCGGGGCGTTCCCGACCGCTCTGGCCAATCCGTCGGCCCTGACCCAAGCCATTGCCAATCTGCTGACCAACGCCGTGAAGTTCGTGCCGGCCGGCCGGCCCGCCGAAGTGAAAATTTTCGCCGAGGAGACAGAGCGCGAGATCACGTTGTTCGTGACCGACCAAGGACTCGGCATCCCCACGCAGGACCAGCAACGGATCTTTCAGTTGTTCGAACGCGCCCACGGCACCGAACATCTCGAAGGCTCCGGCATCGGCCTCTCGATCGTCCGTCGCACTGTTGAGCGCATGGGCGGATCAGTGGGCGTAAAATCCAGGCCCGGCGAAGGCAGCACGTTCTGGCTGACGCTCCGGCGCCCCGAAGCGTCGCCCTGA
- a CDS encoding ABC transporter ATP-binding protein: MSTTRNPFTSEESPAAGVVIEDLSKNFGDHEVLKHISLRVEPGEIFVLMGPSGSGKSVLLKHIVGLEEATSGRVLVDCRDANNEETREKVRMALVFQAGALFNSMTVYDNLALYPREHRIATEAGIREKVERALQILSLEDTASKFPSELSGGMRKRVAIARALVMEPQLLLYDEPTSELDPVMAASISEIIGTLRDEYHVTSIVVSHDRDLALSIADRVGLLMDGELIALETPTEMRASKDPRVIDFLNPRIDVKNPRFKKLET, translated from the coding sequence ATGTCGACGACCCGCAATCCATTCACCTCCGAAGAGAGTCCGGCCGCCGGCGTGGTGATCGAAGATCTCTCGAAAAATTTCGGCGACCACGAGGTGTTGAAACACATCAGCCTGCGCGTGGAGCCGGGCGAAATTTTCGTGTTGATGGGCCCCAGTGGTTCGGGGAAGAGCGTGCTCTTGAAGCACATCGTCGGACTCGAGGAGGCGACGTCGGGGCGGGTGCTCGTGGATTGCCGCGATGCGAACAACGAAGAGACGCGCGAGAAGGTGCGCATGGCGCTGGTGTTTCAGGCGGGGGCGCTCTTCAACTCCATGACGGTTTACGACAACCTCGCGCTGTATCCGCGCGAGCACCGCATCGCGACCGAGGCCGGCATCCGCGAAAAGGTGGAGCGGGCGTTGCAAATCCTCTCGTTGGAAGACACCGCGAGCAAGTTTCCCTCCGAGTTGTCGGGCGGCATGCGCAAGCGCGTCGCGATCGCCCGCGCGCTGGTGATGGAGCCGCAGTTGCTGCTCTATGACGAGCCGACCAGCGAACTCGATCCGGTGATGGCGGCGAGCATCAGCGAAATCATCGGCACGCTGCGCGATGAATATCATGTGACCTCCATCGTGGTCTCCCACGATCGCGACCTGGCGTTGAGCATCGCTGACCGCGTCGGACTGCTGATGGACGGTGAACTGATCGCCTTGGAGACCCCGACGGAAATGCGCGCTTCGAAGGATCCGCGCGTGATCGACTTTCTCAATCCACGCATCGACGTGAAAAATCCCCGTTTCAAGAAATTGGAGACCTGA
- a CDS encoding MlaD family protein, protein MNKAQQTARVGLFFLLGIALIWVTFETLSGGKAWKDKGYNLIAGFENLRELKVGDEVRMAGVKIGSVEKTRLAHRRAEAVLRIQPNVKVASDAVATITMAGLIGTNYISIDLGSPNAAPLAPGAEIATKTTPDLNTVMSQIGDLGKKLEGALGSFGQAMNGDGKGGGLFQKLDRLVTENNDKIGATLTNLQEITGKINRGDGTLGRLVNDPTLHDQLVATLGEIKGAADQAKTFVANAQEIVDQVKAGKGTLGALVYDDTTGDNIKVITKNLRDVSDKLAHGQGTLGKLINDDTLYSDARGTLKKADRALDGLNDSGPISAVGVLANALF, encoded by the coding sequence ATGAACAAAGCGCAACAGACCGCCCGCGTCGGGCTATTCTTCCTCCTCGGCATCGCCCTCATTTGGGTGACGTTCGAGACGCTCAGCGGCGGCAAGGCATGGAAAGACAAAGGCTACAACCTCATCGCGGGCTTTGAGAACCTGCGGGAACTCAAGGTGGGCGACGAAGTGCGTATGGCCGGCGTGAAGATCGGCTCCGTGGAGAAGACCCGCCTCGCGCATCGCCGCGCCGAGGCGGTCCTGCGCATCCAGCCCAATGTGAAAGTGGCCTCCGACGCGGTGGCGACCATCACGATGGCGGGGCTGATCGGCACCAACTACATCAGCATCGACCTGGGTTCGCCCAACGCCGCGCCGCTCGCCCCGGGTGCGGAGATTGCCACCAAAACGACGCCGGACTTGAACACAGTGATGAGCCAGATCGGCGATCTCGGGAAGAAACTGGAAGGCGCGCTGGGTTCGTTTGGGCAGGCGATGAACGGCGACGGCAAAGGCGGCGGGCTCTTCCAAAAGCTCGATCGGCTCGTCACGGAGAACAATGACAAGATCGGTGCGACGCTCACGAATTTGCAGGAGATCACGGGCAAGATCAACCGGGGCGACGGCACGCTCGGCCGCCTCGTGAACGATCCCACGCTGCATGACCAACTGGTGGCCACGCTGGGCGAAATCAAAGGCGCGGCGGATCAGGCCAAGACGTTTGTGGCGAATGCGCAGGAGATCGTGGATCAAGTGAAAGCGGGCAAGGGCACGCTGGGTGCGCTCGTTTACGACGACACCACCGGCGACAACATCAAGGTGATCACGAAGAATCTGCGCGATGTCTCCGACAAGCTCGCGCACGGCCAGGGCACGCTCGGGAAGTTGATCAACGACGACACGCTTTACAGCGACGCCCGTGGCACGCTCAAGAAGGCCGATCGCGCACTCGATGGGTTGAACGATTCCGGACCGATCAGTGCCGTGGGTGTGCTGGCGAACGCGTTGTTCTAA